The following proteins are encoded in a genomic region of Deltaproteobacteria bacterium:
- a CDS encoding MBL fold metallo-hydrolase has protein sequence MRRLIGCVLLMLVGCERAPRVPYIPPVLHNWPAAYRGVEGLRLEAFVTGWLHLPEALVYRGGRWTTRTLPVLAFAIHHPQHGVILFGSGLNRAVAKNAGRYFDGLLGLVLQAEAYPELDLPAQLLSVGITPASVRWIILPSLQFDSTGEVEAFPEARVVVARAEHEYARNPGLGYLRREYDDVASWWFIDFPLDRPLATFPASTDLFEDGSCALLDVAGYTPGSLALLLRLASAPLLLAGNLAPVEETLRYAAPALGAADAAQWWDRIWRLKRFRDLEPALRIAPGHDTVSLWRNSPAELVLHDSTLPRDAPPRQRP, from the coding sequence ATGCGGCGGCTGATCGGCTGCGTGCTGCTGATGCTGGTGGGCTGCGAGCGCGCACCACGGGTGCCCTATATCCCGCCGGTGTTGCACAACTGGCCGGCGGCCTACCGCGGCGTCGAGGGCCTGCGCCTCGAGGCCTTCGTCACCGGCTGGCTGCACCTGCCCGAAGCGCTGGTCTATCGCGGCGGGCGCTGGACGACCCGTACGCTGCCGGTGCTGGCATTCGCCATTCATCATCCGCAGCACGGTGTCATTCTTTTCGGCAGCGGCTTAAATCGGGCGGTGGCGAAGAACGCAGGTCGGTACTTCGATGGGCTGTTGGGCCTGGTGCTGCAGGCCGAAGCCTATCCGGAACTGGACCTGCCGGCGCAGCTGCTGAGCGTGGGGATCACGCCGGCCAGCGTGCGCTGGATCATCCTGCCGAGTTTGCAGTTCGATTCGACCGGTGAAGTGGAGGCGTTTCCCGAGGCTCGCGTGGTGGTGGCGCGCGCCGAGCACGAGTACGCTCGCAACCCCGGGCTGGGCTACCTGCGGCGGGAGTACGACGATGTCGCCAGTTGGTGGTTCATCGACTTCCCGCTCGACCGCCCGCTGGCAACCTTTCCTGCATCAACGGACCTGTTTGAAGACGGCAGCTGCGCGCTGCTCGATGTGGCAGGCTACACCCCCGGTTCCTTGGCGCTGCTGCTGCGCCTGGCGAGCGCGCCGCTGCTGCTCGCCGGCAACCTGGCGCCAGTGGAGGAAACTCTGCGTTACGCCGCACCTGCGCTCGGGGCGGCGGATGCGGCGCAGTGGTGGGATCGGATTTGGCGCCTCAAACGCTTCCGCGACCTCGAACCGGCGCTGCGCATAGCGCCCGGTCACGACACCGTCTCGTTGTGGCGTAACTCACCCGCCGAGT